In one window of Sinorhizobium chiapasense DNA:
- a CDS encoding thiazole synthase has translation MLRLYGQELGSRMLLGTARYPSPAILADAVRQAAAEVVTVSLRRETAGGRQGGAFFELIRELGVRVLPNTAGCHTVSEAVLTAKMAREVFGTNWIKLEVIGHHDTLQPDIFGLVEAARILADEGFEVFPYTTDDLVVAERLVEAGCKVLMPWCAPIGSAMGPQNIAALRTMRAHFPDVPLIVDAGIGRPSHATTVMELGYDAVLLNTAVACAGNPALMAAAFAKAIAAGHAAFEAGMLEPRDMAVPSTPVIGKAVFS, from the coding sequence ATGCTGAGATTATACGGACAGGAACTTGGCTCGCGCATGCTGCTTGGCACGGCGCGATACCCCTCCCCTGCGATCCTCGCCGATGCCGTCCGGCAGGCCGCTGCCGAGGTCGTCACGGTATCGCTCCGCCGTGAAACGGCAGGTGGCCGGCAAGGCGGCGCCTTCTTCGAACTCATCCGCGAGCTCGGCGTACGCGTTCTGCCGAACACCGCCGGCTGCCACACGGTGTCGGAAGCGGTGCTGACCGCGAAGATGGCGCGCGAGGTCTTCGGCACCAACTGGATCAAGCTCGAGGTCATCGGCCATCACGATACGCTGCAACCGGACATCTTCGGCCTCGTCGAGGCGGCGCGCATCCTCGCCGACGAGGGCTTCGAGGTCTTCCCCTATACCACCGACGATCTCGTCGTTGCCGAACGGCTGGTCGAAGCGGGCTGCAAAGTGCTGATGCCCTGGTGCGCGCCGATCGGCAGCGCCATGGGGCCGCAGAACATTGCAGCGCTTCGAACCATGCGCGCGCATTTTCCCGACGTACCACTGATCGTCGACGCCGGCATCGGCCGGCCCTCGCACGCCACCACCGTGATGGAACTCGGCTACGACGCGGTGCTGCTCAACACCGCCGTTGCCTGCGCCGGCAATCCGGCGCTGATGGCCGCAGCCTTCGCCAAGGCGATCGCGGCCGGTCATGCCGCGTTCGAGGCGGGAATGCTCGAACCGCGCGACATGGCCGTGCCCTCGACCCCCGTCATCGGAAAGGCAGTTTTCTCGTGA
- a CDS encoding thiamine phosphate synthase: protein MKLDPFYLIVDSAAWIERLVPLGVKLVQLRIKDRPDEELRSEIRRARAVCAAHGCQLIVNDYWQIAIEEGCDFVHLGQEDLAEADVAAIRAAGLKLGLSTHDEAELETALAARPDYVALGPIYPTILKKMTWEAQGLSRISAWRERVRPLPLVAIGGLNTDRLEGVFAHGADSAAVVTDITLNADPEGRTREWIEKTARWR from the coding sequence GTGAAGCTCGACCCTTTCTACCTCATCGTCGACAGCGCCGCCTGGATCGAGCGATTGGTGCCGCTCGGCGTGAAACTGGTGCAGCTTCGGATCAAGGACCGCCCCGACGAGGAGCTCAGAAGCGAGATCCGCCGCGCCAGGGCGGTCTGCGCCGCCCATGGCTGCCAGTTGATCGTCAACGACTATTGGCAGATCGCCATCGAGGAAGGCTGCGACTTCGTCCACCTCGGCCAGGAGGACCTCGCCGAGGCAGACGTCGCGGCGATCCGCGCCGCCGGGCTGAAGCTCGGCCTCAGCACCCATGACGAAGCCGAGCTCGAAACGGCACTTGCCGCCAGGCCCGACTACGTGGCGCTCGGTCCGATCTACCCGACGATCCTCAAGAAGATGACGTGGGAGGCGCAGGGGCTTTCCCGCATTTCCGCCTGGCGCGAGCGCGTGCGGCCGCTTCCGCTGGTCGCGATCGGCGGGTTGAACACCGACAGGCTCGAAGGGGTCTTCGCCCATGGCGCAGACAGCGCCGCCGTCGTCACCGACATCACGCTGAATGCCGACCCGGAGGGCCGGACACGGGAATGGATCGAAAAGACCGCGCGCTGGCGCTGA
- a CDS encoding ABC transporter permease has product MFRFLLVRIASAIPVLLVLSVATFAIIQAPPGDYSDYIRSQLINQGGASFEEADAQAQAYRKEHGLDQPLPIQYVNWMTGILTRGDFGHSLYYNKPVADVVGERLPRTLALALVCHLLASVIGISFGILAATRQYSWVDSLLSTVSFLGMTVPRFLMALIIVYVLVFHFNVSEINSFHSARYGGAPWSWGKFVDLVQHVWPVVAIATFGGLAYNMRVMRGNLLDTLNAQYVETARAKGLSEGAVVMRHAVPNALHPLIMYQGVVLPYMLTGEIETAIIFALPTVGPAIVGSMWVGDVYVTATFMLVLSATLIVGNIIADMLLAALDPRVRMGGGAYA; this is encoded by the coding sequence ATGTTCAGATTTCTGCTTGTCCGCATCGCCTCTGCCATTCCGGTATTGCTTGTCTTGAGCGTGGCGACCTTTGCCATCATCCAGGCGCCGCCCGGCGACTACAGCGACTATATCCGCTCGCAGCTCATCAATCAGGGCGGGGCCTCCTTCGAGGAAGCCGACGCGCAGGCGCAGGCCTATCGCAAGGAGCACGGCCTCGATCAGCCGCTGCCGATCCAGTACGTCAACTGGATGACCGGGATTCTGACGCGCGGCGATTTCGGCCACAGCCTTTATTACAACAAGCCGGTTGCCGACGTCGTCGGCGAGCGCCTGCCGCGCACGCTGGCGCTGGCGCTGGTGTGCCACCTTCTGGCATCGGTCATCGGCATATCTTTCGGCATCCTTGCCGCAACGCGGCAATATTCCTGGGTCGACAGCCTGCTTTCGACCGTCTCGTTCCTCGGCATGACGGTGCCGCGCTTTCTGATGGCGCTGATCATCGTCTATGTCCTCGTCTTCCATTTCAATGTGAGCGAGATAAACAGCTTCCATTCCGCCCGCTACGGTGGCGCGCCCTGGTCCTGGGGGAAGTTCGTCGATCTGGTGCAACATGTCTGGCCGGTCGTCGCGATCGCCACCTTCGGCGGCCTCGCCTATAATATGCGCGTCATGCGCGGAAACCTGCTCGACACGTTGAACGCGCAATATGTCGAAACGGCGCGCGCCAAAGGTTTGAGCGAGGGTGCCGTCGTCATGCGGCATGCCGTTCCCAACGCCCTGCACCCGCTGATCATGTACCAGGGTGTCGTGCTTCCCTATATGCTCACCGGCGAGATCGAGACGGCGATCATCTTCGCGCTGCCGACCGTCGGCCCGGCAATCGTCGGTTCAATGTGGGTCGGCGACGTCTATGTCACTGCGACCTTCATGCTGGTTCTCTCCGCGACGCTGATCGTCGGCAACATCATCGCCGACATGCTGCTTGCCGCCCTCGATCCTCGGGTGCGCATGGGAGGAGGGGCTTACGCATGA
- the thiS gene encoding sulfur carrier protein ThiS, translating to MRLIVNGEEQDVAAATLSELLAQLEFEGDWLATAVNGELVHRTERANHRLNDRDRIEILSPMKGG from the coding sequence ATGAGACTGATCGTCAATGGCGAAGAACAGGACGTCGCCGCGGCCACGCTCTCCGAGCTCCTGGCACAGCTGGAATTCGAAGGGGACTGGCTCGCAACGGCGGTCAACGGCGAACTCGTTCACCGGACCGAAAGGGCAAACCACCGGCTCAACGATCGCGACCGGATCGAAATTCTTTCGCCGATGAAGGGAGGCTGA
- a CDS encoding ABC transporter ATP-binding protein, whose product MANTETVVPAPEERRDLATKGARPIIDVRKVAVTFKVEHGTVEAVKDVSFQLYRGETVAIVGESGSGKSVTARSIMGLLSKRATIASHSRIEYDGKDVLTFSARQRRALRGDRISMIFQEPMSSLNPVYTIGSQIVEAIRAHRRMSRRAASERALELLRHVQIPDPEARLYQYPHQLSGGQRQRVMIAMALANDPDVLIADEPTTALDVTVQAQILNLIRKLQKELGMAVILITHDLTVVRQFSDYVYVMQYGEVKEHNTTAALFADPLHAYTRRLLASEPSGVANPLPDNAPIVLDGRDVRVSFMLKKGGFFKPELKELVAVDSLHLHLRRHETLGLVGESGSGKTTFGQALIRLINTDSGEIYFDGQPIHGRDRKAMRPLRSRVQIVFQDPFASLNPRMSVGQIIEEGLIVNGIGENRHDRLARVQDALVSAGMPANILSRFPHEFSGGQRQRIAIARAIALEPEFILLDEPTSALDLSVQAQIIDLLRKLQDERGLSYLFISHDLKVVRALCHRVVVMQHGKIVEEGPVSEILSNPKTAYTERLVRAAFDVAA is encoded by the coding sequence ATGGCGAACACGGAAACCGTTGTCCCGGCCCCGGAAGAAAGACGCGACCTCGCGACGAAGGGTGCGAGACCGATCATCGACGTGCGCAAGGTGGCGGTCACCTTCAAGGTCGAGCACGGAACGGTCGAAGCGGTGAAGGACGTTTCCTTCCAGCTCTATCGCGGCGAGACAGTCGCGATCGTCGGCGAATCCGGCTCCGGCAAGTCGGTGACGGCCCGCAGCATCATGGGCCTTTTGTCCAAACGCGCGACGATCGCTTCCCATTCGCGCATCGAATATGACGGCAAGGACGTGCTGACGTTTTCCGCGCGGCAGCGCCGGGCGCTCAGGGGCGACCGGATCTCGATGATCTTCCAGGAGCCGATGAGCTCGCTGAACCCGGTCTATACGATCGGCAGCCAGATCGTCGAGGCGATCCGCGCGCATCGGCGCATGAGCCGCCGCGCAGCGAGCGAGCGGGCGCTGGAGCTCCTGCGTCACGTGCAGATCCCGGACCCGGAAGCGCGGCTCTACCAGTATCCGCATCAGCTTTCCGGCGGCCAGCGCCAGCGGGTGATGATCGCCATGGCGCTCGCCAACGACCCGGACGTGCTGATTGCCGATGAGCCGACAACGGCCCTTGACGTCACCGTGCAGGCGCAGATCCTGAACCTGATCCGCAAGCTGCAAAAGGAACTCGGCATGGCCGTGATCCTGATCACGCACGACCTGACGGTCGTCCGGCAGTTCTCGGACTACGTCTACGTCATGCAATATGGCGAGGTGAAGGAACACAACACGACGGCCGCGCTCTTCGCCGATCCGCTTCACGCCTACACCCGCCGGCTGCTCGCCTCGGAACCCTCAGGCGTGGCCAATCCGCTTCCCGACAATGCGCCGATCGTGCTCGATGGTCGGGACGTCAGGGTTTCCTTCATGCTGAAGAAGGGCGGCTTCTTCAAGCCGGAACTGAAGGAGCTCGTCGCCGTCGACAGCCTGCATCTTCACCTGCGCCGGCACGAAACGCTGGGTCTCGTCGGCGAGTCCGGCTCGGGCAAGACCACCTTCGGGCAGGCGCTGATCCGGCTCATCAACACCGACAGCGGGGAGATCTACTTCGATGGTCAGCCGATCCACGGTAGGGACCGCAAGGCGATGCGGCCATTGCGCTCGCGGGTCCAGATCGTCTTCCAGGACCCGTTCGCCTCGCTCAACCCGCGCATGTCGGTCGGGCAGATCATCGAGGAGGGCCTGATCGTCAACGGCATTGGCGAAAATCGGCACGACCGGCTGGCGCGCGTCCAGGACGCGCTTGTCAGCGCCGGCATGCCGGCCAATATCCTGTCGCGTTTCCCGCACGAGTTTTCCGGCGGCCAACGCCAGCGCATCGCCATCGCCCGGGCTATCGCGCTGGAACCGGAATTCATCCTGCTCGACGAGCCGACCTCGGCGCTCGATCTCTCGGTACAGGCCCAGATCATCGACCTGTTGCGCAAGCTCCAGGACGAGCGGGGCCTGAGCTATCTTTTCATCTCCCACGACCTCAAAGTCGTGCGCGCGCTCTGCCATCGCGTGGTGGTGATGCAGCACGGCAAGATCGTCGAAGAGGGGCCGGTGAGCGAAATCCTTTCCAATCCCAAGACCGCCTACACCGAACGGCTCGTGAGGGCTGCCTTCGATGTAGCCGCATGA
- a CDS encoding ABC transporter substrate-binding protein, with protein sequence MKTHRMTTTASLLIGISAFAVQAFASEPTVVPEQPPFPAQGKITYVPRDALLEFKALPEYKEPDWVTEKFVKAGKLPPVAERLPKEPMVFKTGNMPDGVGIYGDALRHVIGGRPEGWNYSAGQTQGWGGIDIGMSECLTRTAPLFQVEAADVEPLPNLARSWEWSEDGHKLTMHLVEGAKWSDGDPFDAEDVMFYWDDNVVDPNVSPLNGATPETFGVGTTLKQIDKYTVEWTFKEAFPRQHLYAMAYGTFCPGPSHILKTKHPKYAGTTYDQYKNGFPAEYLNIPVMGAWVPVAYRPDDIIVLRRNPYYWKVDEAGNQLPYLNELHYKLSTWADRDVQAIAGSGDFSNLEQPENFVESLKRAADEAAPARLAFGARVIGYNLRLNFSANGWGEPDARAQAVRELNRNLDFRKAVTMAVDRKKLGEALVKGPFTAIYPGGLSSGTSFYDRQSTMYYAFDLEGAKALLEKAGLKDTDGNGFVNFPEGTAGGADVQIVLLVNSDYGTDRNLAEGLIGQMEQLGLKVVINAVDGTKRDATQYAGKFDWLIRRNDQELTSVVQNTTQLAPTGPRTSWHHRAPESGTVDLMPYEQELVDLVNKFIASNDNDERAALMKQYQKTATTNVDTVGLTEYPGALIINKRFSNIPTGAPIFMFNWAEDTIIRERVFVAADKQGDYELYPEQLPGKPGDSGPSN encoded by the coding sequence ATGAAAACGCATCGAATGACAACAACGGCGAGCCTGCTCATCGGCATATCCGCCTTCGCCGTGCAGGCCTTCGCATCCGAGCCGACCGTCGTGCCCGAGCAGCCGCCATTTCCGGCGCAGGGCAAGATCACCTATGTGCCGCGCGACGCGCTTCTGGAGTTCAAGGCGCTGCCCGAATACAAGGAGCCGGACTGGGTGACGGAGAAATTCGTCAAGGCCGGCAAGCTGCCGCCGGTTGCCGAGCGGCTGCCGAAGGAGCCGATGGTCTTCAAGACCGGCAACATGCCGGACGGCGTCGGCATCTACGGCGACGCGCTGCGCCATGTCATCGGCGGCCGGCCGGAAGGCTGGAACTACAGCGCCGGCCAGACCCAGGGCTGGGGCGGTATCGACATCGGCATGTCGGAATGCCTGACGCGCACCGCACCGCTCTTCCAGGTCGAGGCTGCCGACGTGGAGCCGCTGCCGAACCTTGCCAGAAGCTGGGAATGGTCCGAGGACGGCCACAAGCTGACGATGCACCTTGTCGAGGGTGCGAAATGGTCGGACGGCGATCCCTTCGACGCCGAAGACGTGATGTTCTACTGGGATGACAATGTCGTCGACCCGAACGTTTCGCCTTTGAATGGTGCCACTCCCGAGACCTTCGGGGTTGGAACCACGCTGAAGCAGATCGACAAATACACGGTCGAATGGACCTTCAAGGAGGCCTTCCCGCGCCAGCATCTCTACGCCATGGCCTACGGCACTTTCTGCCCTGGCCCGTCGCATATCTTGAAGACCAAGCATCCGAAATATGCCGGCACGACCTATGACCAGTACAAGAACGGCTTTCCGGCGGAATACCTGAACATTCCGGTGATGGGCGCCTGGGTGCCGGTCGCCTACCGGCCGGACGACATCATCGTGCTGCGCCGCAACCCCTACTACTGGAAGGTGGACGAGGCCGGCAACCAGCTGCCTTACCTCAACGAGCTGCACTACAAGCTTTCGACCTGGGCCGACCGCGACGTGCAGGCGATTGCCGGCTCGGGCGATTTCTCGAACCTGGAGCAGCCGGAGAATTTCGTCGAGTCGCTTAAACGTGCGGCCGATGAGGCAGCGCCGGCACGGCTTGCCTTCGGTGCCCGCGTCATCGGCTACAATCTGCGCCTGAACTTCTCGGCGAATGGCTGGGGCGAACCGGACGCGCGGGCCCAGGCGGTGCGCGAGCTCAACCGCAATCTCGACTTCCGCAAGGCCGTGACCATGGCGGTCGACCGCAAGAAGCTCGGCGAAGCTCTGGTCAAGGGCCCGTTCACGGCGATCTATCCGGGCGGACTTTCCTCCGGCACGAGCTTCTACGACCGCCAATCGACCATGTACTATGCCTTCGACCTCGAAGGCGCCAAGGCGCTGCTCGAAAAGGCGGGCTTGAAGGACACGGACGGCAACGGCTTCGTCAACTTCCCGGAAGGAACTGCGGGCGGCGCGGACGTGCAGATCGTGCTGCTCGTGAATTCCGACTACGGCACCGACCGCAATCTTGCCGAGGGCCTGATCGGCCAGATGGAGCAGCTCGGCCTCAAGGTGGTTATCAACGCGGTCGACGGCACCAAACGCGATGCGACGCAGTATGCCGGCAAGTTCGACTGGCTGATCCGCCGCAACGACCAGGAATTGACGTCCGTCGTGCAGAATACGACGCAGCTTGCGCCGACGGGTCCCCGCACAAGCTGGCACCACCGTGCCCCTGAAAGCGGTACCGTCGACCTGATGCCCTACGAGCAGGAGCTCGTCGATCTGGTCAACAAGTTCATCGCCAGCAACGACAATGACGAGCGGGCGGCGTTGATGAAGCAGTATCAGAAGACCGCGACGACCAATGTCGATACGGTCGGGCTGACGGAATATCCGGGCGCGCTGATCATCAACAAGCGCTTCTCGAACATTCCGACCGGTGCTCCGATCTTCATGTTCAACTGGGCCGAAGATACGATCATCCGCGAGCGGGTCTTCGTCGCGGCTGACAAGCAGGGCGACTACGAGCTCTATCCGGAACAGCTTCCCGGCAAGCCCGGCGATAGCGGCCCGAGCAACTGA
- the melA gene encoding alpha-glucosidase/alpha-galactosidase, producing the protein MTRQPKITFIGAGSTVFMKNIIGDVLQRPALSAATIALMDVNPERLAESEIVAGKLVRTLGVTAKIETHSNQLKALEGADFVVVAFQIGGYEPCTVTDFEVPKKYGLRQTIADTLGVGGIMRGLRTVPHLWKICEDMLAVCPEAILLQYVNPMAINTWAIAEKYPTIKQVGLCHSVQGTAFELARDLDIPVEEIRYRAAGINHMAFYLKFEHRQKDGSYRDLYPDLIRGYREGRFPKPSHWNPRCPNKVRYEMLTRLGYFVTESSEHFAEYTPYFIKDGRPDLIEKFGIPLDEYPKRCIEQIERWKGQAAAYKEAETIEVKESHEYASSIMNSVWTGEPSVIYGNLRNNGCITSLPENCAAEVPCLVDASGIQPTYIGALPPQLTALIRTNINVQELTVQALVNENREHLYHAAMMDPHTAAELDLEQIWSLVDDLLAAHRDWIPEWARVSKKVQAA; encoded by the coding sequence ATGACCAGGCAACCCAAGATCACCTTCATCGGCGCCGGCTCCACCGTCTTCATGAAGAACATCATCGGTGACGTGCTGCAGCGTCCGGCGCTCTCCGCCGCCACCATCGCGTTGATGGACGTCAACCCCGAGCGTCTCGCGGAAAGCGAGATCGTCGCCGGCAAGCTCGTGCGCACGCTCGGCGTCACGGCAAAGATCGAAACACATTCGAACCAGTTGAAGGCGCTCGAAGGGGCCGACTTCGTCGTCGTCGCCTTCCAGATCGGCGGCTACGAGCCCTGCACCGTCACCGACTTCGAGGTGCCGAAGAAGTACGGCTTGCGCCAGACGATCGCCGACACGCTCGGCGTCGGCGGCATCATGCGGGGCTTGCGCACCGTGCCGCATCTCTGGAAGATCTGCGAGGACATGCTCGCGGTCTGCCCCGAGGCGATCCTGCTGCAATACGTCAACCCGATGGCGATCAACACCTGGGCGATCGCGGAGAAGTATCCGACGATCAAGCAGGTCGGCCTCTGCCATTCGGTGCAGGGCACCGCCTTCGAGCTTGCCCGCGACCTTGACATTCCGGTCGAGGAAATCCGCTACCGCGCCGCCGGCATCAACCACATGGCCTTTTACCTGAAGTTCGAGCACCGCCAGAAGGACGGCAGCTATCGTGACCTCTATCCGGACTTGATCCGCGGCTATCGCGAAGGCCGCTTCCCGAAGCCCAGCCACTGGAACCCGCGCTGCCCGAACAAGGTGCGTTACGAGATGCTGACGCGGCTCGGCTATTTCGTCACCGAGAGCTCGGAGCATTTCGCCGAGTACACGCCCTATTTCATCAAGGACGGGCGTCCGGATCTCATCGAGAAATTCGGCATTCCGCTCGACGAATATCCGAAGCGCTGCATCGAGCAGATCGAGCGCTGGAAAGGGCAGGCGGCTGCCTATAAGGAAGCCGAGACGATCGAGGTCAAGGAAAGCCACGAATACGCCTCCTCGATCATGAACTCGGTCTGGACCGGCGAACCCTCGGTCATCTACGGCAACCTCAGGAACAACGGCTGCATCACCTCGCTGCCGGAAAACTGCGCGGCGGAAGTCCCGTGCCTGGTCGATGCCTCCGGCATCCAGCCGACCTATATCGGCGCGCTGCCGCCGCAGTTGACGGCGCTTATCCGCACGAACATCAACGTCCAGGAGCTGACGGTCCAGGCGCTCGTCAACGAGAACCGCGAGCACCTCTATCACGCAGCGATGATGGATCCGCATACGGCCGCCGAGCTCGACCTCGAGCAGATCTGGTCGCTCGTCGACGACCTGCTTGCCGCCCACCGCGACTGGATTCCGGAATGGGCGCGTGTTTCGAAAAAGGTTCAGGCCGCCTGA
- a CDS encoding ABC transporter permease: MSVETHSTIPLAMQPQEKHHNESYSALVWRRLKRSWTGLLGLILVSLLILMALSADFLSPVDPKATGVGFAPPQAISIHDKDGNFVFPPRSYPVRETEELDPITFQPVVGPDYDNPQILGFFVKGAPYRLLGLIPAERHLFGAADGTAVHFLGTDKFGRDVLSRILHGSRISLMIALIVVFIVTVVGTTVGMVSGYFGGRFDAWVQRFVELVLAFPQLPLYLALASLIPVTAPTSVFLAFVIIVMSALGWAQMSREVRGKTLALARIDYVRAAIAIGATDRRIIFQHIFPNVMSHVIVAVTLSIPQVVLLESFLGFLGFAVKPPLISWGLMLQDTANYSAIGSYPWILSPVAFVLVTVFAFNALGDGLRDAIDPY; encoded by the coding sequence ATGAGTGTCGAAACACACAGCACCATCCCGCTCGCCATGCAACCGCAGGAAAAGCACCACAACGAGAGCTATTCAGCGCTTGTCTGGCGCCGCCTCAAGCGGTCCTGGACCGGTCTGCTCGGCCTGATCCTCGTCAGCCTGCTGATCCTCATGGCGCTCTCCGCCGATTTCCTGTCGCCGGTCGATCCGAAGGCCACCGGCGTCGGCTTCGCTCCGCCGCAGGCGATCAGCATCCACGACAAGGACGGCAATTTCGTCTTCCCGCCACGAAGCTATCCGGTGCGCGAGACGGAAGAGCTCGACCCGATCACCTTCCAGCCGGTAGTCGGGCCCGACTACGACAATCCGCAGATCCTCGGCTTCTTCGTCAAGGGCGCGCCCTACCGGCTTCTGGGCCTCATTCCGGCGGAGCGCCATCTCTTCGGCGCGGCTGACGGGACTGCAGTCCATTTCCTCGGCACCGACAAGTTCGGCCGCGACGTGCTCTCGCGCATTCTCCACGGCTCGCGCATCTCCTTGATGATCGCGCTGATCGTCGTCTTCATCGTCACCGTGGTCGGCACGACCGTCGGCATGGTGTCCGGCTATTTCGGCGGTCGCTTCGATGCCTGGGTGCAGCGTTTCGTCGAACTCGTGCTCGCCTTTCCGCAACTGCCGCTCTATCTGGCGCTCGCCTCGCTGATCCCGGTTACGGCGCCGACCAGCGTCTTCCTCGCCTTCGTCATCATCGTGATGTCGGCGCTCGGCTGGGCGCAGATGTCGCGCGAGGTCCGCGGCAAGACGCTGGCGCTGGCCCGGATCGACTATGTACGGGCGGCAATCGCGATCGGCGCGACGGACCGGCGTATCATCTTCCAGCACATTTTCCCGAACGTGATGAGCCACGTCATCGTCGCGGTGACGCTGTCGATCCCGCAGGTCGTGCTGCTCGAATCCTTCCTCGGCTTCCTCGGATTTGCGGTGAAACCGCCGCTCATTTCCTGGGGGCTGATGCTGCAGGATACGGCGAATTACTCGGCGATCGGTTCCTATCCCTGGATCCTTTCGCCCGTCGCCTTCGTTCTCGTCACGGTCTTCGCCTTCAACGCGCTCGGTGACGGCCTGCGCGACGCAATCGACCCCTATTGA
- a CDS encoding adenylate/guanylate cyclase domain-containing protein, producing the protein MQSLLNPSLAEARQDVGTRPMQGRKIVDWLINETRGERFVDNIFVEMCERLAAAGVPVARATLHFRIHHPQWIGARILWRKGLSEAELQTYEYGIEDTEQYLNSPLHEFNNGAAEVRRHLDDPAADGPQYPLYDELRAGGLTDYFIWPLEHTLGKRHAVTFASDRPGGFSDEDMAVFADLLPALALVSEIRLKNRFARTLLETYVGPHASEQILAGATTRGSGVTVGAAILICDLRDFTKLSDLWPRDDVIELLNGYFDAMCEPIERHGGEILKFMGDGLLAIFPLSDPMACNNLLSAISEAQAALARLNEENVKKGHEPLGYGIGVHVGDVMYGNIGSSKRLDFTVIGPAVNIASRLENLTKVIKRPILLSRAFVEMARCQGELENLGSHPVRGLDEPIDVFAFSSNSASADSAAGA; encoded by the coding sequence ATGCAGTCGCTATTGAATCCAAGCCTCGCCGAGGCGCGCCAGGACGTGGGAACCCGGCCGATGCAAGGGCGGAAAATCGTCGATTGGCTGATCAACGAGACGCGCGGCGAGCGCTTCGTCGACAACATCTTCGTGGAGATGTGCGAACGGCTGGCTGCGGCCGGCGTGCCGGTCGCACGCGCGACGCTTCATTTCAGAATTCATCATCCGCAATGGATCGGCGCGCGCATCCTCTGGCGGAAAGGGCTGTCGGAGGCGGAACTCCAGACCTACGAATATGGTATCGAGGATACCGAGCAATACCTGAACAGCCCGCTGCACGAGTTCAACAACGGAGCAGCAGAAGTTCGGCGGCACCTCGATGACCCCGCGGCAGACGGCCCGCAGTACCCCCTTTACGATGAGCTGCGCGCCGGCGGTCTCACGGACTATTTCATCTGGCCGCTCGAACACACGCTCGGCAAGCGGCACGCGGTCACTTTCGCGAGCGACAGGCCGGGCGGCTTCAGCGATGAGGACATGGCGGTTTTCGCCGATCTCCTGCCGGCGTTGGCGCTCGTCAGTGAGATTCGATTGAAGAACCGATTTGCCCGAACGCTTCTGGAGACCTATGTCGGACCGCATGCGAGCGAACAGATCCTGGCCGGCGCGACGACGCGCGGCAGCGGGGTGACGGTCGGCGCCGCGATCCTGATCTGCGATCTTCGCGACTTCACGAAACTGTCCGACCTTTGGCCGCGCGACGACGTGATCGAACTGTTGAACGGCTATTTCGACGCGATGTGCGAGCCGATCGAGCGGCATGGCGGCGAGATACTCAAGTTCATGGGCGATGGCCTGCTGGCGATTTTCCCGCTGAGCGATCCGATGGCCTGCAACAATCTTCTCAGTGCAATCAGCGAAGCGCAGGCGGCGCTCGCGAGGCTGAACGAGGAGAACGTGAAAAAGGGCCATGAACCGCTTGGCTACGGCATCGGCGTCCATGTGGGCGACGTGATGTACGGCAATATCGGCTCAAGCAAACGTCTCGACTTCACGGTGATAGGGCCGGCCGTGAACATCGCGTCACGCTTAGAAAACCTGACAAAGGTGATCAAACGACCCATTCTGCTCTCCAGGGCCTTCGTCGAAATGGCGAGATGCCAAGGCGAGTTGGAGAATCTCGGCTCCCATCCGGTAAGGGGGCTCGACGAACCGATCGACGTCTTTGCATTTTCCAGCAATTCCGCGTCGGCGGATTCGGCCGCAGGCGCGTAG